A genomic stretch from Corynebacterium kutscheri includes:
- a CDS encoding histidine phosphatase family protein: MTTTIVHLVRHGEVFNPSKILYGRLPDRHLSARGVSMAHRTAESFRSHDVTVLKSSPLERAQETAAPIAEIVGLDIAIDQDLLEAGNRFEGLRVRGWRSQLWNPVRWPLLKDPRIPSWGEPYIEIRDRMMKAVEKARQEAEGHEAILVSHQLPIVCIQRDAQNLPLYHNPASRRCNLASVTSLVFQDDELIDYRYNEPAQDI; the protein is encoded by the coding sequence ATGACTACAACGATCGTTCACCTTGTGCGCCACGGCGAGGTGTTTAACCCATCCAAGATTCTTTATGGCCGCTTGCCTGATCGTCATTTATCGGCTCGTGGAGTTTCCATGGCGCATCGTACAGCAGAGTCTTTCCGCAGTCATGATGTTACGGTGTTGAAGTCGTCACCGCTTGAGCGTGCTCAAGAAACAGCGGCACCTATTGCTGAAATCGTCGGGCTGGATATTGCCATTGATCAAGATCTTTTAGAAGCGGGTAATCGTTTTGAAGGATTACGTGTACGTGGATGGCGCTCACAATTATGGAATCCTGTTCGATGGCCATTATTAAAAGATCCACGAATTCCTAGCTGGGGTGAGCCCTATATCGAGATTCGCGATCGCATGATGAAAGCGGTTGAGAAAGCACGCCAGGAAGCTGAGGGACATGAGGCTATTTTGGTAAGCCATCAATTACCTATTGTGTGTATACAAAGAGATGCACAAAATTTGCCTCTGTATCATAATCCAGCTAGTCGCCGCTGTAATCTCGCTAGTGTTACTTCATTAGTTTTTCAAGATGATGAGCTTATTGATTATCGCTACAACGAACCAGCCCAGGACATTTAG
- a CDS encoding TlpA disulfide reductase family protein yields the protein MNIVKLGSTIVLASVLLIGCNSENTAGTDAVAIGGTFQFYSPDGATEIFYPEEQRSQIKEITGDSLTEPGQQIALSDYSDQIVVLNAWGQWCAPCRSESDDLQEVQEYFELAGSGTVLGINIRDYNPDISRDFLSDNGITYPSIYDPPFKTAALLGGIPASVVPTTIVLDRQHRPAAVFLREITAHELLNVVKDL from the coding sequence ATGAATATTGTTAAGTTAGGTTCGACTATTGTTTTAGCATCAGTCTTACTTATTGGGTGTAATTCTGAAAATACAGCAGGTACTGATGCTGTCGCTATCGGTGGAACTTTTCAATTTTATTCTCCTGATGGTGCAACAGAAATTTTTTATCCTGAAGAGCAACGTTCCCAGATTAAAGAAATTACAGGTGATTCTTTAACTGAACCTGGTCAACAGATTGCTTTATCGGATTATTCGGATCAAATAGTAGTTTTAAATGCTTGGGGGCAATGGTGTGCACCATGTCGCTCTGAGTCAGATGATTTACAAGAAGTACAAGAATACTTCGAATTAGCTGGATCTGGGACTGTTTTGGGAATCAATATCCGCGACTATAATCCAGATATTTCTCGTGATTTTCTTAGCGATAATGGTATTACTTACCCCAGCATTTATGATCCACCATTTAAAACAGCTGCCTTATTAGGTGGAATACCTGCTTCAGTTGTTCCTACAACAATTGTTCTTGATCGACAGCATCGACCGGCAGCCGTGTTTCTCCGCGAAATTACCGCACATGAACTTCTTAATGTCGTGAAAGATCTATAA
- a CDS encoding cytochrome c biogenesis CcdA family protein, with the protein MTAILASGVGSYFADAVQTGPLLVGLFAAALAGLVSFASPCVIPLVPGYISYLAGVVGAQVEFDENGPRVSRGRWRAAGAASLFILGFTIVFLLATVTAFGAISALTLNAESLMRAGGIITIFMGLIFMGAVPFLQEDRRFQPKRISTWLGALMLGGIFALGWTPCLGPTLAAIISISAGTEGVTALRGVLLIISYCMGLGLPFLFVAFGSAKAMVGVGFLNRHSRIIQVIGGMLLICVGIALLTGLWSEFINWIRQWTVQYGATFI; encoded by the coding sequence ATGACAGCGATTCTTGCTTCAGGAGTAGGATCTTATTTTGCTGATGCAGTGCAAACAGGACCGCTATTAGTCGGGTTATTTGCAGCAGCGTTGGCTGGTTTAGTGTCTTTTGCTAGCCCATGCGTGATCCCATTGGTTCCTGGTTATATTTCTTATTTGGCGGGTGTAGTAGGTGCGCAGGTAGAATTTGATGAGAATGGTCCGCGAGTTTCGCGGGGACGGTGGCGTGCTGCTGGTGCTGCTTCGCTATTTATCTTGGGTTTTACTATTGTTTTTTTGCTTGCAACAGTAACTGCTTTTGGGGCAATTAGCGCACTGACATTAAACGCGGAGTCTCTTATGCGTGCAGGTGGGATCATTACGATTTTTATGGGACTCATTTTCATGGGAGCAGTTCCTTTTTTACAAGAAGATCGTCGTTTTCAACCTAAACGTATTTCAACCTGGCTGGGTGCATTAATGCTCGGCGGTATTTTTGCTTTAGGTTGGACGCCTTGTCTTGGTCCAACACTTGCTGCAATTATCTCTATATCAGCGGGTACAGAAGGTGTCACTGCCTTACGTGGTGTGTTGTTGATTATTAGCTATTGCATGGGACTGGGGCTGCCATTTTTATTTGTAGCCTTTGGTTCTGCAAAAGCAATGGTTGGGGTTGGTTTTCTCAATCGGCATTCTCGCATAATTCAAGTTATTGGTGGCATGTTGCTTATTTGCGTTGGTATAGCCTTACTTACTGGATTATGGAGTGAGTTTATTAATTGGATCCGGCAGTGGACAGTCCAGTATGGTGCAACGTTTATCTAA
- a CDS encoding cytochrome c biogenesis protein ResB: MRTALVLLFLLALAAIPGALLPQRSLNETNVNEYIVNNGRLAEVYDKLQLFDVFSSTWFTSIFVLLFISLVGCIIPRSWDHYKAMKTPPARAPKNLQRLPLYGSGSVEKPLAEVEDDTRRLLKKWHLAAYSPEEDRAGARSFAAERGYAREFCNLVFHLGVCAMLISIAIGRLYFYEGQVIVIASDEEDTNNEFCNTATANYDSFKAGAAFDGTGLETFCFDVHNFSAEYLPNGQASNFSSDISYAVGNNIYSNSSNWQDYTLKVNSPLRIAGDRVYLQGHGFAPTFTVTWPNGESRTQSVQWIPSDLTYFLSSGALRFDPPAGMYEDLYERRQHQLAIQGLFAPTAQWDGANGELLTSSYPAMTNPAVAIDIYRGDNGLDTGVGQNLFSLDPTLIHSGQLQRIERVNLMLGESVTLDDGTTITFNGAYEFANYQISHDPSQYLTLFFTLITLVGLVGSLTIKRRRIWVRVRPVSDDITFIETAGLARTDRAGWGSEYKEFHRCLLNLEEIDEDEDINPGSSNNFM, from the coding sequence ATGCGTACCGCATTGGTCTTGCTATTCTTACTTGCTTTAGCTGCGATTCCAGGTGCATTGCTGCCTCAGCGTTCACTTAATGAAACTAACGTTAACGAATATATTGTTAACAATGGCCGACTTGCAGAAGTTTACGATAAGTTACAACTTTTCGACGTCTTTAGCTCTACCTGGTTTACTTCTATTTTTGTATTGCTGTTTATTTCTCTGGTTGGATGTATTATTCCTCGATCGTGGGATCACTATAAAGCGATGAAAACCCCGCCTGCGCGGGCACCTAAAAATCTTCAGCGATTACCCTTGTACGGTTCAGGAAGTGTTGAGAAACCTTTAGCAGAAGTAGAAGATGATACTCGGCGGTTGTTGAAAAAATGGCATTTAGCTGCTTATTCTCCAGAAGAAGATAGAGCAGGGGCGCGTTCTTTTGCTGCTGAGCGCGGATACGCAAGAGAATTTTGTAACTTAGTTTTCCACCTTGGCGTGTGTGCGATGCTTATTTCTATAGCTATTGGAAGACTTTATTTCTATGAAGGCCAAGTTATCGTTATTGCAAGCGATGAAGAAGACACTAATAACGAATTTTGTAATACCGCGACCGCTAATTACGATTCATTTAAAGCCGGAGCAGCATTTGACGGAACTGGTTTAGAGACCTTCTGTTTTGATGTGCATAACTTTTCAGCAGAATATTTACCTAATGGTCAGGCGTCGAACTTTAGCTCTGATATTTCTTATGCAGTCGGTAATAATATCTACTCCAATTCTTCGAATTGGCAAGATTACACATTAAAAGTGAATAGTCCGTTGCGGATAGCAGGGGATCGAGTATATCTGCAAGGGCATGGTTTCGCTCCTACTTTTACTGTTACCTGGCCTAATGGTGAATCAAGAACGCAAAGTGTGCAGTGGATTCCTAGCGATCTGACTTATTTTTTGTCTTCAGGGGCACTACGTTTTGATCCGCCTGCAGGTATGTACGAAGATTTGTATGAACGTCGACAGCATCAATTAGCAATACAAGGTTTATTTGCACCAACAGCGCAGTGGGACGGGGCGAATGGTGAATTATTAACTTCGTCATACCCTGCTATGACGAACCCAGCAGTCGCTATTGATATATATCGAGGAGACAACGGTTTAGACACAGGTGTGGGGCAAAATCTTTTTAGTTTGGATCCCACTTTGATTCATTCTGGCCAACTTCAGCGTATTGAACGCGTCAATTTAATGTTGGGAGAGTCAGTGACGCTTGACGATGGTACAACCATTACTTTTAATGGAGCATATGAATTTGCTAATTACCAGATTAGTCACGATCCCTCACAATATTTGACGTTGTTTTTCACCTTAATAACTTTGGTGGGGCTCGTGGGATCATTAACTATTAAACGACGTCGTATTTGGGTGCGTGTACGTCCAGTGAGTGATGATATTACTTTTATTGAAACTGCTGGCTTGGCGCGTACTGATCGTGCAGGGTGGGGAAGTGAATATAAAGAATTTCATCGCTGCTTGTTAAATTTAGAAGAAATAGATGAGGATGAAGATATAAATCCAGGATCTAGTAATAATTTTATGTGA
- the ccsB gene encoding c-type cytochrome biogenesis protein CcsB → MNVNSNLAQLSDWAFASALVIYFIALILSIIYYMKARTLIDTQREQMEINQEVLVHTDSAGPTMQTSNAQERIVEKEASAEKFAGMTQTMVWLGVLVHLASVILRALSASRFPFGNLYEYILVITVLTMIVAAIYLVRRDLRIMWTWVLTPVLALLLVGGTKLYADSAPLVPALKSNWLSIHVSTVATGASIGIISGIASVLYLLRMYQPVGQEHGSLGSLIKPLPSAKILDMVAYRTAILAVPIFGLGIVLGAIWAEAAWGRYWNWDPKETGSFITWILYAAYLHARATAGWRNIKAAWINIFALATMLFNIIVINTLVSGLHSYAGLN, encoded by the coding sequence ATGAACGTGAATAGCAACCTTGCTCAACTTTCTGATTGGGCATTTGCATCGGCACTCGTGATTTATTTTATTGCCTTGATTTTGTCCATTATCTATTACATGAAAGCGCGCACACTCATTGATACGCAGCGCGAGCAGATGGAAATAAATCAAGAGGTGTTGGTTCACACCGATAGTGCGGGTCCCACTATGCAGACGTCGAATGCGCAAGAGCGGATTGTGGAGAAAGAAGCCTCGGCAGAAAAATTTGCCGGTATGACACAAACTATGGTGTGGCTAGGTGTTCTTGTTCATTTAGCTTCCGTGATATTACGTGCATTGTCTGCTTCACGATTCCCTTTTGGAAATCTCTATGAGTACATTTTGGTGATTACCGTACTTACTATGATTGTGGCGGCGATCTACCTTGTACGACGTGACTTAAGAATTATGTGGACATGGGTACTTACACCTGTTCTTGCTTTGCTTCTCGTTGGAGGTACCAAATTATATGCTGACTCTGCTCCGCTAGTTCCAGCACTCAAATCAAATTGGCTCTCGATTCACGTATCGACAGTTGCTACTGGTGCCTCTATTGGCATTATCTCTGGTATTGCATCAGTGCTTTATCTTTTGCGCATGTACCAACCAGTCGGTCAAGAGCATGGTTCTCTTGGGTCACTTATTAAACCGCTTCCCTCAGCGAAGATCCTTGATATGGTTGCTTACCGAACTGCTATCCTAGCGGTGCCAATATTTGGTCTCGGTATTGTGCTCGGAGCAATTTGGGCGGAAGCTGCATGGGGGCGGTATTGGAATTGGGATCCTAAAGAGACTGGTTCTTTTATTACTTGGATTTTGTATGCAGCTTATTTGCATGCTCGTGCGACTGCTGGGTGGCGTAATATAAAAGCAGCGTGGATTAATATTTTTGCCCTAGCTACGATGCTTTTTAACATTATTGTGATTAATACTTTGGTTTCAGGTTTGCACTCGTATGCTGGGTTGAATTAA
- a CDS encoding ArsR/SmtB family transcription factor: MPSAVLADAQNHKASQLFKILGDPTRLHLLYLIANETRSRLCCVDLSESLNISAPTVTHHMKKLEAVNLVFRRKHGKWTFYEVNRTEFNKINKLVNTL, from the coding sequence ATGCCTTCTGCCGTATTAGCCGATGCCCAAAATCATAAAGCATCACAACTATTTAAAATTTTAGGAGACCCCACTAGACTTCATTTGCTTTACCTCATCGCCAATGAAACGCGTTCAAGACTGTGTTGCGTAGATCTATCAGAATCATTAAATATCTCTGCCCCAACTGTGACACACCATATGAAAAAACTTGAAGCCGTTAATCTCGTTTTTCGACGCAAACACGGAAAATGGACATTTTATGAGGTAAACAGAACAGAATTCAACAAAATTAACAAACTTGTTAATACTTTGTAA
- a CDS encoding DUF4229 domain-containing protein — translation MRSEKEPELDPHVRALARKNIALYSFARLGLFVALTAVIQLAALAIGAPVPLLISATLALIVAMPLSMFVFKQMRLQATEALAAWDTQRKAHKEWVKKELASR, via the coding sequence ATGAGATCGGAAAAAGAACCAGAGCTTGATCCACATGTACGTGCGCTCGCTCGTAAAAATATCGCGTTGTATAGCTTTGCACGGTTGGGTTTATTTGTAGCTCTTACTGCTGTTATTCAATTAGCTGCGCTAGCTATTGGCGCACCAGTTCCTTTGCTTATTTCTGCTACGTTAGCGCTGATTGTTGCCATGCCATTATCGATGTTTGTTTTTAAGCAAATGCGTCTTCAAGCTACCGAAGCTCTTGCAGCATGGGATACGCAAAGAAAAGCGCATAAAGAGTGGGTAAAGAAAGAATTGGCTTCTCGGTAG
- a CDS encoding 1,4-dihydroxy-2-naphthoate polyprenyltransferase — translation MSEESLRPTFKHWLEGTRPHTWANAFAPVIVGSGTAAIHDGFVWWKAILAAFVSWALIVGVNYANDYSDGIRGTDTDRSGPLRLTGSGIAQPTQVKRAAFIAFSAAGVAGIVLSISSNWWLIAVGLLCVLAAWFYTGGKNPYGYRGLGEVAVFIFFGLVAVMGTQFTQLGSITREGLLAAIAIGSMSAGVNLVNNLRDIPTDTVSGKITLAVRLGDKRTRILFLFLITVPFIVTTILLLNSRWNALGYLYIPLVFHAAQPVCHGKKGKALIPVLGKTGRAMVVWAIASSIAFFVFP, via the coding sequence ATGTCTGAAGAATCTTTACGCCCTACTTTCAAGCACTGGTTAGAAGGTACCCGCCCACACACCTGGGCTAATGCTTTCGCGCCAGTTATCGTCGGAAGTGGTACAGCCGCTATCCACGATGGATTTGTATGGTGGAAAGCCATTCTAGCTGCATTTGTTTCCTGGGCCTTGATCGTTGGAGTTAATTATGCCAACGATTATTCTGATGGGATTCGTGGCACAGACACAGATCGCTCAGGCCCACTTCGATTAACAGGTTCTGGAATAGCACAACCTACACAAGTAAAACGAGCTGCTTTTATTGCTTTCAGTGCTGCCGGTGTTGCCGGAATAGTACTAAGTATCAGCAGCAATTGGTGGCTTATTGCTGTCGGTCTACTGTGTGTTTTAGCTGCTTGGTTTTATACCGGAGGAAAAAATCCCTATGGATATCGTGGACTTGGGGAAGTCGCAGTTTTTATTTTCTTTGGGCTAGTAGCTGTCATGGGAACACAATTTACCCAACTGGGATCCATTACTCGAGAAGGATTACTTGCTGCAATTGCTATAGGATCAATGTCAGCTGGGGTGAATTTGGTAAATAACCTTCGCGACATTCCTACCGACACGGTTTCTGGAAAAATTACTTTAGCCGTGCGCCTTGGCGATAAACGAACTCGTATTCTCTTCCTTTTTTTAATTACAGTTCCTTTTATCGTTACAACGATACTGCTGCTTAATTCCCGGTGGAACGCATTAGGATATTTGTATATACCACTTGTTTTTCATGCAGCTCAACCAGTATGTCACGGCAAAAAAGGCAAAGCTCTTATTCCTGTATTAGGAAAAACCGGACGCGCTATGGTGGTTTGGGCAATTGCAAGCTCTATTGCCTTTTTCGTATTTCCTTAA
- the menE gene encoding o-succinylbenzoate--CoA ligase, whose translation MLLESFTVNPKNLTPFLDALEEAIVGSRSLLPVPAHDPGQAQLLKNTQAVGQPIDEEIALVVSTSGSTGTPKGAMLTAANLISSADATHQFLGGAGDWLLAMPAHYIAGIQVLVRCLVTGAYPMVVDVSQGFNIEHFANSTNLLRQESNRIYTSLTPMQLLKAMNTLVGIEALRLYDAILIGGAPLRADDRRAAKELGINLVTTYGSSETAGGVIYDGFCLPGAKVRLVGERIHLGGPMIAKGYRNIDSLAFHNDWFITNDTGYFDEGKLIVTGRLDTIIDSGGLKIHPEVIERALTDHPKVSAACVVGIPDDRLGQAIAAAYVGSLSPEEIIEILSDLPRWQLPRQLKRVQSLPLTASGKIDRQAVLNFLSA comes from the coding sequence ATGCTACTTGAGTCGTTTACGGTCAATCCGAAAAACCTCACTCCGTTTCTCGACGCCTTAGAGGAAGCCATAGTGGGCTCAAGAAGCCTTTTACCAGTTCCAGCACATGATCCCGGCCAGGCACAATTACTGAAAAACACCCAAGCTGTCGGGCAACCCATAGACGAAGAAATTGCCTTAGTAGTTTCTACTTCTGGATCAACAGGAACCCCTAAAGGAGCAATGCTTACCGCTGCCAATCTGATCAGTTCTGCTGATGCTACACACCAATTTCTCGGTGGTGCAGGTGATTGGTTGCTAGCAATGCCAGCTCATTACATTGCCGGTATTCAAGTTTTAGTTCGGTGCCTTGTCACTGGGGCATACCCCATGGTTGTTGATGTTTCCCAGGGCTTTAATATCGAGCATTTTGCGAATTCTACAAATTTATTACGCCAAGAAAGCAACCGAATATACACCTCGCTAACCCCCATGCAATTGCTTAAAGCAATGAACACTCTAGTTGGCATAGAGGCATTAAGACTTTATGATGCAATCCTCATCGGTGGAGCTCCGCTAAGAGCAGATGATCGACGTGCTGCTAAAGAACTAGGCATCAACTTGGTAACCACCTACGGTTCCTCAGAAACTGCTGGAGGGGTTATTTATGATGGGTTCTGCCTGCCTGGTGCGAAGGTACGGTTAGTTGGCGAACGCATTCATCTCGGTGGACCAATGATTGCAAAAGGTTACCGCAATATTGATTCATTAGCGTTCCACAACGACTGGTTTATCACCAATGACACCGGTTATTTCGACGAAGGAAAACTCATTGTGACCGGACGCTTGGATACAATTATCGATTCCGGTGGGCTAAAAATTCATCCTGAAGTAATTGAAAGAGCACTTACTGATCACCCCAAAGTAAGTGCAGCATGCGTCGTAGGTATTCCTGATGATCGTTTAGGCCAAGCAATCGCAGCAGCTTATGTTGGCTCACTATCGCCAGAAGAGATTATCGAAATACTTTCTGATCTTCCCCGATGGCAGCTACCCAGGCAACTCAAACGGGTGCAGTCACTTCCACTAACCGCATCCGGAAAAATTGATCGACAAGCAGTGTTAAATTTCCTCTCCGCTTAA